One Candidatus Parvarchaeota archaeon genomic window, GAGCCTGTGGAAGTTCCGCACTCGTTTGGCAGGCACGCAAAAAAGCAGTTTGAAAAAAGGGGCGTCAACATTGTCGAGCGGCTTGTAAACAAGCTAATGCGAGGCGGCACTGGTGAAAAAACCTCAGGAAAAGTCATAAGGACGCATGGCAAGCTGTCCGGAAAAAAACTAAAGGCAAT contains:
- a CDS encoding 30S ribosomal protein S7 (binds directly to 16S rRNA where it nucleates assembly of the head domain of the 30S subunit) is translated as MEGEKLFGKYDFAGVEVRDPSLKNCISLEPVEVPHSFGRHAKKQFEKRGVNIVERLVNKLMRGGTGEKTSGKVIRTHGKLSGKKLKA